In Drosophila santomea strain STO CAGO 1482 chromosome 2L, Prin_Dsan_1.1, whole genome shotgun sequence, a single window of DNA contains:
- the LOC120458019 gene encoding recombination repair protein 1 isoform X2: protein MPRAKAVKKPAEALASEPTDPTPNANGNGVDENAASDAEEAKVPAKGKPRAKKATKKTIAEENSQEVEPQKAPTSAARGKKKQQPKDTEENGQMEVVAKPKGRAKKAAAEVEPKADPPAGKASKSRAKKEPTPAPEEEAPPPPKGRAKTEKPTTGQAKGRKRKEPPAEENGVAEEVAEPPKQRAKKEAVPTSKEQPEPGTTGKEKAPKSETAAKRARGAKRLADTEIAAALDEPEVDEVPPKAASKRAKKGKAVEPSPETVEDFQVVQEEVESPPKLAAAPKKRSKKTTNGETAEELEPKAEAKPTKQRAKKEAKEPAPAKKQKKSADKENGVVEEAKPSTESKPAKGRKKAPVKAEAVEDIEEAAEETKPARGRKRAAVKVEDPDVDEESGSKTTKKTKKAETKTTVILDKDAFALPADKEFNLKICSWNVAGLRAWLKKDGLQLIDLEEPDIFCLQETKCANEQLPEEMTRLPGYHPYWLCMPGGYAGVAIYSKIMPINVEYGIGNEEFDDVGRMITAEYEKFYLINVYVPNSGRKLVNLEPRMRWEKLFQAYVQKLDALKPVVICGDMNVSHMPIDLENPKTNTKNAGFTQEERDKMTELLGLGFVDTFRHLYPDRKGAYTFWTYMANARARNVGWRLDYCLVSERFVPKVVEHEIRSQCLGSDHCPITIFFNI, encoded by the exons ATGCCGCGCGCCAAGGCCGTGAAAAAACCAGCAGAGGCGTTGGCATCTGAACCCACTGACCCCACTCCAAATGCCAATGGGAATGGTGTGGATGAAAACGCAGCCTCTGACGCCGAGGAAGCCAAGGTTCCGGCGAAAGGAAAGCCGCGCGCGAAGAAAGCCACCAAGAAGACTATAGCTGAGGAAAACTCCCAGGAAGTCGAGCCTCAAAAGGCGCCCACCTCAGCCGCACGTggcaagaagaagcagcagccaAAGGATACAGAAGAAAACGGCCAGATGGAGGTGGTGGCCAAGCCAAAGGGACGCGCCAAGAAGGCGGCTGCAGAAGTAGAGCCCAAAGCCGATCCACCAGCTGGAAAGGCATCCAAGTCACGAGCCAAAAAGGAGCCCACTCCTGCTCCTGAAGAAGAAGCACCTCCACCGCCTAAGGGACGCGCTAAGACTGAGAAACCAACGACAGGCCAGGCCAAGGGACGGAAGCGAAAGGAGCCGCCGGCAGAAGAAAATGGAGTGGCCGAGGAAGTGGCAGAGCCGCCAAAACAACGGGCCAAAAAGGAAGCAGTACCAACGTCGAAGGAGCAACCTGAACCAGGGACAACTGGCAAGGAAAAGGCTCCGAAATCTGAGACAGCTGCCAAGCGGGCACGCGGAGCAAAGCGTTTGGCGGACACTGAGATCGCAGCTGCCCTCGATGAGCCGGAAGTCGATGAGGTGCCGCCAAAGGCTGCTAGCAAGCGAGCCAAGAAGGGAAAGGCGGTTGAGCCATCGCCCGAGACTGTAGAAGATTTTCAAGTAGTACAAGAAGAAGTGGAATCTCCTCCAAAACTTGCTGCTGCACCCAAAAAACGCAGCAAGAAAACAACGAATGGTGAGACTGCGGAAGAACTTGAGCCCAAGGCCGAAGCAAAGCCCACTAAGCAGCGCGCTAAGAAGGAAGCCAAGGAGCCGGCACCCGcgaagaagcagaagaaatCCGCCGATAAGGAAAACGGTGTGGTTGAAGAAGCTAAGCCCTCGACTGAAAGCAAACCAG CTAAGGGACGGAAAAAGGCTCCCGTCAAGGCGGAGGCTGTCGAAGACATTGAGGAGGCAGCAGAGGAAACTAAACCAG CTCGAGGCCGAAAAAGGGCGGCTGTCAAGGTTGAAGATCCCGATGTTGATGAGGAGAGTGGATCGAAAA CCaccaaaaaaaccaagaaGGCCGAGACCAAAACCACTGTTATATTGGATAAAGACGCTTTCGCCTTGCCAGCAGACAAAGAATTCAACTTGAAAATCTGCAGCTGGAACGTGGCCGGTCTAAGGGCCTGGTTAAAAAAGGATGGTCTTCAGTTGATTGACCTCGAGGAACCAGACATTTTCTGCCTACAG GAAACCAAGTGCGCAAATGAACAGCTGCCAGAAGAGATGACCCGACTGCCGGGATATCATCCCTATTGGTTGTGCATGCCAGGAGGCTATGCCGGCGTCGCCATTTACAGCAAGATAATGCCCATAAATGTGGAATACGGCATTGGCAATGAGGAGTTCGATGATGTCGGTCGCATGATTACGGCTGAGTACGAGAAGTTTTACTTGATCAATGTGTACGTACCGAATTCAGGCCGAAAGCTGGTTAACTTGGAGCCCCGTATGCGCTGGGAGAAGCTCTTCCAGGCGTATGTTCAGAAATTGGATGCTCTAAAGCCGGTGGTCATCTGTGGCGACATGAACGTTTCCCATATGCCCATTGATCTGGAAAATCCGAAAACCAACACGAAGAATGCCGGCTTCACCCAGGAGGAGCGTGACAAAATGACAGAGCTGCTGGGCCTCGGCTTTGTGGACACCTTCAGGCATTTGTATCCAGACCGCAAGGGCGCCTACACCTTCTGGACATACATGGCCAATGCGCGAGCACGCAACGTTGGGTGGCGCCTGGACTATTGTCTCGTCTCAGAGAGATTCGTTCCCAAGGTGGTGGAGCACGAGATCCGCAGCCAATGTCTTGGAAGCGATCACTGCCCGATCACAATATTCTTCAATATATAG
- the LOC120458024 gene encoding thymidylate synthase: MVATPKKHDPEQEADLSPVDKKEPPIEQQAPVNRDEMQYLDLLRQIIANGEQRMDRTQVGTLSLFGSQMRFDMRQSFPLLTTKRVFFRAVAEELLWFVAGKTDAKLLQAKNVHIWDGNSTREFLDKLGFTDREVGDLGPVYGFQWRHFGAEYATCDDDYSGKGIDQLRQVIDTIKNNPSDRRIIMSAWNPLDIPKMALPPCHCLAQFYVSQTRGELSCQLYQRSADMGLGVPFNIASYALLTHMIAHVTGLKPGDFVHTMGDTHVYLNHVEPLKEQLQRTPRPFPKLIIKRQVQDIEDFRFEDFEIVDYNPYPKIKMDMAV; this comes from the coding sequence ATGGTTGCAACGCCAAAAAAACATGATCCCGAACAGGAGGCCGACCTGTCGCCGGTTGATAAAAAGGAGCCACCAATTGAGCAGCAAGCGCCTGTCAATCGCGATGAGATGCAGTACCTGGATCTTCTGAGGCAGATCATCGCCAATGGGGAGCAGCGGATGGACCGCACGCAGGTGGGCACGCTGTCCTTGTTCGGCAGTCAAATGCGCTTCGACATGCGGCAGTCCTTTCCACTGCTGACCACCAAGCGGGTCTTCTTCCGCGCGGTGGCCGAGGAGCTGCTGTGGTTCGTGGCGGGCAAGACGGACGCCAAGTTGCTGCAGGCGAAGAACGTGCACATCTGGGACGGGAACAGCACCAGAGAGTTCCTGGACAAGCTGGGTTTCACGGACCGCGAAGTTGGCGATCTGGGCCCGGTGTACGGCTTTCAGTGGCGGCATTTCGGGGCGGAGTACGCCACCTGCGACGACGACTACAGCGGCAAGGGAATCGACCAGCTGCGCCAGGTGATCGACACCATCAAGAATAACCCCTCAGATCGGCGCATCATCATGTCGGCTTGGAATCCGCTGGACATCCCGAAGATGGCCCTGCCTCCGTGTCACTGCCTGGCGCAGTTTTACGTCTCCCAGACGCGCGGTGAGCTGTCGTGCCAGCTCTACCAGAGGAGCGCCGATATGGGCCTGGGCGTGCCCTTCAACATCGCCTCCTACGCCCTGCTCACCCACATGATCGCCCATGTGACGGGTCTGAAGCCGGGCGACTTTGTCCACACCATGGGCGACACGCACGTCTACCTGAACCATGTCGAGCCGCTgaaggagcagctgcagcgcaCACCGCGACCTTTTCCCAAGCTGATCATTAAGCGTCAGGTGCAGGACATCGAGGATTTCCGCTTCGAGGACTTTGAGATAGTCGACTACAATCCATATCCCAAGATCAAAATGGACATGGCCGTGTAG
- the LOC120458022 gene encoding tubulin gamma-1 chain: protein MPSEIITLQLGQCGNQIGFEFWKRLCLEHGISPSGVLEDFANDGMDRKDVFFYQADDDHYIPRAVLLDLEPRVINTIMGSAYSKLYNPENVYLSKHGGGAGNNWASGYGQGEKLQEEVFDIIDREADGSDSLEGFILCHSIAGGTGSGMGSFIMERLADRYPKKLIQTFSVFPNQDEISDVVVQPYNSMLTLKRLTTAADSVVVLDNTALNRIACDRLHIQNPSFSQINNLVSTIMSVSTTTLRYPSYMNNNLIGLMAPLIPTPQLHFLMTGYTPLTSDSDINSQQPVNVRKTTVLDVMRRLLQPKNMMVSTGPDKSNHHCYISILNIIQGEVDPTQVHKSLQRIRDRKMAQFIPWGPTSIQVALSRSSPYVQSNHRVSGLMLANHTSICSLFERALNQYDKLRKRGAFLDQFRREDIFKDDLTELDESRETVDCLVQEYAAATREDYMQFSVKRGAGSGDSKSEDSRSVTSGGA from the exons ATGCCAAGTGAAATAATTACTCTGCAGCTTGGGCAGTGCGGCAATCAAA TTGGCTTCGAGTTCTGGAAGAGATTGTGCCTGGAGCATGGCATCTCCCCAAGCGGCGTGCTGGAGGACTTTGCCAACGATGGCATGGACCGCAAGGATGTGTTCTTCTACCAGGCGGACGACGACCACTACATACCCCGCGCGGTGCTTTTGGACTTGGAGCCGAGGGTGATCAATACCATAATGGGCTCGGCCTACTCCAAG CTCTACAATCCGGAAAATGTGTACCTATCCAAGCACGGAGGCGGCGCTGGCAACAACTGGGCCTCTGGCTATGGCCAGGGCGAAAAGCTGCAGGAGGAGGTATTCGACATCATTGACCGTGAGGCCGATGGCAGCGATTCCCTGGAGGGCTTCATACTTTGCCACTCGATTGCCGGCGGAACGGGCTCGGGAATGGGCTCCTTCATCATGGAGCGCCTGGCAGACCGCTATCCCAAGAAACTTATCCAGACATTCAGTGTGTTCCCCAACCAGGATGAGATCAGCGACGTAGTGGTGCAGCCATACAACTCCATGCTCACACTGAAACGTTTGACTACCGCTGCGGACAGTGTGGTTGTCCTGGACAACACAGCTCTTAACCGCATTGCCTGCGATCGCTTGCACATTCAGAATCCGAGCTTTTCGCAGATCAACAACCTGGTCTCCACCATAATGAGCGTCAGCACCACAACGCTGAGGTATCCCTCCTACATGAACAACAATCTCATTGGGCTGATGGCTCCTTTGATCCCGACGCCCCAGCTGCATTTTCTCATGACTGGCTACACGCCGCTGACTAGCGATTCGGATATCAATTCCCAGCAGCCGGTTAATGTGCGAAAGACGACTGTTCTAGATGTAATGCGGCGTCTGTTGCAGCCCAAGAACATGATGGTGTCCACTGGTCCCGACAAGTCAAATCACCACTGCTACATCTCCATTCTAAACATTATACAGGGCGAGGTGGATCCCACACAAGTACACAAGTCCCTGCAGCGCATCCGCGACCGCAAGATGGCCCAGTTCATTCCGTGGGGCCCCACCTCTATCCAGGTAGCCCTATCGCGCTCTTCGCCCTACGTGCAGAGCAACCATCGAGTGTCCGGACTGATGCTGGCCAACCACACCAGCATCTGCTCGCTGTTCGAACGAGCTCTCAACCAGTATGACAAGCTTCGCAAACGCGGCGCCTTTCTTGACCAGTTTCGTCGCGAGGACATCTTTAAGGACGACCTCACTGAGCTGGACGAATCTCGTGAAACCGTTGACTGCCTGGTGCAAGAGTACGCGGCAGCCACGCGTGAGGATTACATGCAGTTTTCAGTGAAGCGGGGAGCTGGATCAGGTGACTCCAAGTCGGAGGATAGCCGATCTGTGACCAGCGGCGGTGCCTAG
- the LOC120458023 gene encoding uncharacterized protein LOC120458023, producing the protein MAPTEAVVEQADEQPKISTFAVLDLETNNLPAYQNNRVAITELCIYAFEAALLKKEKNEDQDEKKEQELPKAPRVLHKLNLLFQPSMKVFPEAERITGLSNYLLERESKLDADAAQLINGFLKHLPSPVCLVAHNGWGFDFPILRQTFEKLNIELPQSLTCVDSLRAFMEIDDTQQKETSPLKVPDAVRETIAILELKDDQETETAHKEPEAVKDFDWRTRNETTPKRPILTPKEAFAKRKLLRDCDEDDVEEQTPAKRKPEEFRSRRQLFSGFKCAETKRFPPRGVYNLGSLFTSKFQRPAISAHQAEADVAMLTKLIQHYGMDFLAFAEEQAIPFHEVVPLGSSVCRKKECNPTSSIPA; encoded by the exons ATGGCTCCGACCGAGGCGGTTGTGGAGCAGGCGGATGAGCAGCCGAAGATTTCCACATTTGCCGTTCTGGACCTGGAGACAAACAACTTGCCTGCCTACCAGAATAACCGAGTGGCCATTACGGAGCTGTGCATTTACGCCTTCGAAGCTGCGCTCCTCAAGAAGGAAAAGAATGAGGACCAGGATGagaagaaggagcaggagctgccGAAGGCACCGCGCGTTCTGCACAAGTTGAATCTGCTCTTCCAGCCGTCTATGAAGGTTTTTCCTGAAGCTGAGAGAATAACAG GTCTGAGCAACTACCTGCTAGAGAGGGAGTCCAAGCTGGATGCGGACGCCGCGCAACTCATCAACGGCTTTCTGAAGCACTTGCCGAGTCCAGTTTGTCTGGTGGCTCACAACGGTTGGGGCTTCGATTTTCCCATTTTGAGGCAGACCTTTGAGAAACTCAACATAGAGCTTCCCCAATCCCTGACTTGTGTGGACTCACTACGCGCCTTCATGGAGATTGACGACACCCAACAAAAAGAAACCAGTCCCTTGAAAGTCCCCGACGCTGTGCGGGAAACCATAGCCATACTGGAACTGAAAGACGATCAGGAAACCGAAACTGCCCACAAGGAGCCAGAAGCAGTGAAGGACTTCGATTGGCGAACCAGAAACGAAACCACTCCAAAACGTCCCATTCTGACGCCTAAGGAAGCGTTCGCCAAGCGCAAGCTATTACGCGACTGCGATGAGGATGACGTAGAGGAGCAGACCCCTGCCAAGCGGAAACCCGAAGAGTTCAGGTCGCGACGCCAGCTGTTCAGTGGATTCAAGTGTGCCGAAACCAAACGCTTTCCGCCCCGCGGAGTTTATAATTTGGGAAGTCTGTTCACGAGCAAGTTTCAAAGACCAGCAATTAGTGCCCACCAGGCAGAGGCGGATGTAGCCATGCTCACAAAACTGATACAGCATTACGGCATGGATTTCCTGGCCTTCGCCGAGGAACAGGCCATTCCATTCCACGAAGTGGTGCCACTTGGCTCTTCCGTTTGTCGAAAAAAGGAGTGCAATCCAACCAGTTCTATTCCTGCATGA
- the LOC120458021 gene encoding uncharacterized protein LOC120458021 — MEATYRQEREWLNGRGPNNGYGTANYGDYGNYRGIGSFSGQSGQSQIPNQSYMGRTLSGLTPWAMPSMSLQSSAAPQANSNWSRDRPIWNNETRREPVNTINRSWPSTGGPLNGGPSNGSQWSTANPKVQSVQVPSEDRGLPDHIRKELSHLSAAKRKLFYRYLDGGCSNEKALAKALEKRTTPYEESVSANRGRRRPEQPVPDERARKRPNENNSSGGRAREEPKKPRAPEPSSRALSTKQNGLTMAIMAETYPDCLLTNKQLHEIEDGLVEEMKKGWKSSINFAGIQFLSGLIQIVCMDKNSRQWLEHAVHNLTVLPGTKLICCPEDEIPATKGISVYVPRSAEEPDEVTFELLKDQNTDLLSKTWEVGRISKSKDGKTVAISIGSKSYSLLQKNDFCLSYRFNQLTCRAISGKEALKAVRGNKPAATKTNSETEAAESTVDSAEIDLTEEDGEEFISQLDLTVVDEVKGDDDDDEEEEEEENEDENEITEVEDDVEEIVEDQQDDVEIVEADQGVEHDDVQIVEGEHDEEESNDDAAEGEHDEEESNDDAAEGEHDEEENDDNAEAERDEAFEVAEDAGEEHHD; from the coding sequence ATGGAGGCCACTTACCGGCAGGAACGGGAATGGCTCAATGGTCGCGGTCCCAATAATGGCTATGGTACTGCTAACTATGGGGACTACGGCAACTATCGCGGCATTGGCAGCTTTTCCGGCCAATCGGGCCAATCCCAGATCCCGAATCAGAGCTACATGGGTCGCACTTTGAGCGGCTTGACCCCCTGGGCCATGCCCTCCATGTCCCTCCAATCCTCTGCCGCCCCCCAGGCCAACTCTAACTGGAGCCGCGACAGACCCATCTGGAACAACGAAACGCGTCGTGAGCCAGTAAACACCATCAACCGCTCGTGGCCCAGCACCGGTGGTCCACTTAACGGCGGCCCTTCCAACGGCAGCCAGTGGTCCACTGCAAACCCAAAAGTGCAGTCCGTGCAGGTGCCGTCAGAGGACAGGGGCCTGCCGGACCACATTCGCAAGGAGCTTTCGCACCTTAGCGCCGCCAAGCGCAAGTTGTTCTATCGCTATCTGGACGGCGGCTGCAGCAATGAGAAGGCCCTCGCCAAGGCCTTGGAAAAACGCACCACTCCATACGAAGAGTCAGTTTCGGCTAACCGCGGACGCAGGCGTCCGGAGCAGCCAGTTCCGGATGAACGCGCCCGCAAGCGTCCGAATGAAAACAACTCGTCGGGCGGCAGGGCCAGAGAGGAACCCAAGAAGCCGAGGGCCCCAGAGCCGTCTTCACGGGCACTAAGCACGAAGCAGAATGGTCTTACCATGGCAATTATGGCAGAAACTTATCCGGATTGCTTGCTGACTAATAAGCAACTGCATGAGATCGAAGACGGCTTGGTGGAGGAAATGAAAAAGGGTTGGAAGTCCAGCATCAACTTTGCGGGCATCCAATTCCTCTCTGGACTGATCCAAATTGTCTGCATGGACAAGAACTCCCGCCAATGGCTGGAGCATGCGGTTCACAACCTTACGGTTTTACCAGGGACTAAACTAATTTGTTGTCCGGAGGATGAGATTCCTGCCACCAAGGGAATCTCGGTCTACGTACCGCGCTCAGCTGAAGAGCCCGATGAGGTCACTTTTGAACTTCTGAAAGACCAGAATACCGACCTCCTGTCGAAGACTTGGGAAGTCGGTCGTATTAGCAAGAGCAAAGACGGCAAGACGGTGGCCATCAGCATTGGCAGCAAGTCATACAGCCTGCTGCAGAAGAACGACTTTTGTCTTAGCTACCGTTTCAACCAGCTCACTTGCCGCGCAATAAGTGGCAAGGAAGCCCTCAAGGCGGTTCGCGGTAACAAACCGGCGGCTACCAAGACGAATTCAGAGACTGAGGCTGCCGAGTCCACCGTCGACTCAGCTGAAATTGACCTAACCGAGGAGGACGGAGAAGAGTTTATTTCTCAACTTGACCTGACCGTTGTGGACGAGGTGAAGggagatgatgatgatgatgaagaggaagaggaagaggagaATGAAGATGAGAATGAGATAACCGAAGTTGAAGACGATGTAGAAGAAATAGTCGAAGATCAACAAGATGATGTGGAGATCGTTGAAGCCGATCAAGGCGTAGAGCACGACGATGTACAGATCGTTGAAGGGGAGCACGATGAAGAGGAGAGCAATGATGACGCTGCTGAAGGGGAGCACGATGAAGAGGAGAGCAATGATGACGCTGCTGAAGGGGAGCACGATGAAGAGGAGAATGATGACAATGCCGAAGCAGAGCGCGACGAGGCATTCGAAGTGGCGGAGGATGCTGGGGAAGAGCATCATGATTAG
- the LOC120458019 gene encoding recombination repair protein 1 isoform X1 has protein sequence MPRAKAVKKPAEALASEPTDPTPNANGNGVDENAASDAEEAKVPAKGKPRAKKATKKTIAEENSQEVEPQKAPTSAARGKKKQQPKDTEENGQMEVVAKPKGRAKKAAAEVEPKADPPAGKASKSRAKKEPTPAPEEEAPPPPKGRAKTEKPTTGQAKGRKRKEPPAEENGVAEEVAEPPKQRAKKEAVPTSKEQPEPGTTGKEKAPKSETAAKRARGAKRLADTEIAAALDEPEVDEVPPKAASKRAKKGKAVEPSPETVEDFQVVQEEVESPPKLAAAPKKRSKKTTNGETAEELEPKAEAKPTKQRAKKEAKEPAPAKKQKKSADKENGVVEEAKPSTESKPAKGRKKAPVKAEAVEDIEEAAEETKPARGRKRAAVKVEDPDVDEESGSKSMLAEQSGCGGAAVLKSLQTMLNFCFPATKKTKKAETKTTVILDKDAFALPADKEFNLKICSWNVAGLRAWLKKDGLQLIDLEEPDIFCLQETKCANEQLPEEMTRLPGYHPYWLCMPGGYAGVAIYSKIMPINVEYGIGNEEFDDVGRMITAEYEKFYLINVYVPNSGRKLVNLEPRMRWEKLFQAYVQKLDALKPVVICGDMNVSHMPIDLENPKTNTKNAGFTQEERDKMTELLGLGFVDTFRHLYPDRKGAYTFWTYMANARARNVGWRLDYCLVSERFVPKVVEHEIRSQCLGSDHCPITIFFNI, from the exons ATGCCGCGCGCCAAGGCCGTGAAAAAACCAGCAGAGGCGTTGGCATCTGAACCCACTGACCCCACTCCAAATGCCAATGGGAATGGTGTGGATGAAAACGCAGCCTCTGACGCCGAGGAAGCCAAGGTTCCGGCGAAAGGAAAGCCGCGCGCGAAGAAAGCCACCAAGAAGACTATAGCTGAGGAAAACTCCCAGGAAGTCGAGCCTCAAAAGGCGCCCACCTCAGCCGCACGTggcaagaagaagcagcagccaAAGGATACAGAAGAAAACGGCCAGATGGAGGTGGTGGCCAAGCCAAAGGGACGCGCCAAGAAGGCGGCTGCAGAAGTAGAGCCCAAAGCCGATCCACCAGCTGGAAAGGCATCCAAGTCACGAGCCAAAAAGGAGCCCACTCCTGCTCCTGAAGAAGAAGCACCTCCACCGCCTAAGGGACGCGCTAAGACTGAGAAACCAACGACAGGCCAGGCCAAGGGACGGAAGCGAAAGGAGCCGCCGGCAGAAGAAAATGGAGTGGCCGAGGAAGTGGCAGAGCCGCCAAAACAACGGGCCAAAAAGGAAGCAGTACCAACGTCGAAGGAGCAACCTGAACCAGGGACAACTGGCAAGGAAAAGGCTCCGAAATCTGAGACAGCTGCCAAGCGGGCACGCGGAGCAAAGCGTTTGGCGGACACTGAGATCGCAGCTGCCCTCGATGAGCCGGAAGTCGATGAGGTGCCGCCAAAGGCTGCTAGCAAGCGAGCCAAGAAGGGAAAGGCGGTTGAGCCATCGCCCGAGACTGTAGAAGATTTTCAAGTAGTACAAGAAGAAGTGGAATCTCCTCCAAAACTTGCTGCTGCACCCAAAAAACGCAGCAAGAAAACAACGAATGGTGAGACTGCGGAAGAACTTGAGCCCAAGGCCGAAGCAAAGCCCACTAAGCAGCGCGCTAAGAAGGAAGCCAAGGAGCCGGCACCCGcgaagaagcagaagaaatCCGCCGATAAGGAAAACGGTGTGGTTGAAGAAGCTAAGCCCTCGACTGAAAGCAAACCAG CTAAGGGACGGAAAAAGGCTCCCGTCAAGGCGGAGGCTGTCGAAGACATTGAGGAGGCAGCAGAGGAAACTAAACCAG CTCGAGGCCGAAAAAGGGCGGCTGTCAAGGTTGAAGATCCCGATGTTGATGAGGAGAGTGGATCGAAAAGTATGTTAGCGGAGCAATCCGGTTGCGGTGGAGCTGCCGTATTAAAAAGCTTGCAAACCATGCTCAACTTTTGTTTTCCAGCCaccaaaaaaaccaagaaGGCCGAGACCAAAACCACTGTTATATTGGATAAAGACGCTTTCGCCTTGCCAGCAGACAAAGAATTCAACTTGAAAATCTGCAGCTGGAACGTGGCCGGTCTAAGGGCCTGGTTAAAAAAGGATGGTCTTCAGTTGATTGACCTCGAGGAACCAGACATTTTCTGCCTACAG GAAACCAAGTGCGCAAATGAACAGCTGCCAGAAGAGATGACCCGACTGCCGGGATATCATCCCTATTGGTTGTGCATGCCAGGAGGCTATGCCGGCGTCGCCATTTACAGCAAGATAATGCCCATAAATGTGGAATACGGCATTGGCAATGAGGAGTTCGATGATGTCGGTCGCATGATTACGGCTGAGTACGAGAAGTTTTACTTGATCAATGTGTACGTACCGAATTCAGGCCGAAAGCTGGTTAACTTGGAGCCCCGTATGCGCTGGGAGAAGCTCTTCCAGGCGTATGTTCAGAAATTGGATGCTCTAAAGCCGGTGGTCATCTGTGGCGACATGAACGTTTCCCATATGCCCATTGATCTGGAAAATCCGAAAACCAACACGAAGAATGCCGGCTTCACCCAGGAGGAGCGTGACAAAATGACAGAGCTGCTGGGCCTCGGCTTTGTGGACACCTTCAGGCATTTGTATCCAGACCGCAAGGGCGCCTACACCTTCTGGACATACATGGCCAATGCGCGAGCACGCAACGTTGGGTGGCGCCTGGACTATTGTCTCGTCTCAGAGAGATTCGTTCCCAAGGTGGTGGAGCACGAGATCCGCAGCCAATGTCTTGGAAGCGATCACTGCCCGATCACAATATTCTTCAATATATAG